From Peromyscus maniculatus bairdii isolate BWxNUB_F1_BW_parent chromosome 8, HU_Pman_BW_mat_3.1, whole genome shotgun sequence, a single genomic window includes:
- the LOC102921845 gene encoding CMRF-35-like molecule 4, whose protein sequence is MCRSLCGPVPLSPGPSSEHFLNQFIWGLSGDQEAEDRKENSVPGCVPLHGPSKVIGTVGESLSVQCQYEEEHKNNEKYWCRVSLLPCKEIVRTRASKEAGKGRVSIRDHPANLTFTVTLEKLTLEDAGTYKCGVDMPHIDDSLGIYPFLGIDDDSLKVVVSVVPGSSPENRANTLGSPTSSPVHTQPSVTTEDTTPGPSLQPRPVLSSIYFKVLVFLEVPLLLSMLSAVLWVNRPQSCSGEKHHCPDYENQ, encoded by the exons ATGTGTCGCTCACTGTGTGGTCCAGTGCCCCTGAGTCCTGGACCATCTTCAGAGCACTTCCTGAACCAGTTCATCTGGGGCCTCTCaggggaccaggaagcagaggacagaaagGAGAACTCG GTCCCAG GCTGTGTCCCTCTGCATGGCCCCAGCAAGGTGATAGGCACTGTGGGGGAGTCCCTGAGTGTGCAGTGTCAGTACGAGGAGGAACACAAGAATAATGAGAAATACTGGTGCAGAGTGTCACTGCTACCATGTAAAGAGATTGTCAGGACCAGAGCCTCAAAAGAAGCTGGGAAAGGCCGAGTGTCCATCAGGGACCatccagccaacctcaccttcaCAGTGACCTTGGAGAAACTCACCCTGGAGGATGCAGGCACCTACAAGTGTGGGGTGGACATGCCACATATTGATGACTCCTTAGGGATCTATCCGTTCTTGGGGATTGATGATGATTCCCTCAAGGTTGTGGTGTCCGTGGTTCCAG GCTCTAGCCCCGAGAACAGAGCAAATACCCTGGGgtcccccacatcctcaccagtgcATACTCAGCCCAGCGTGACCACAGAGGACACAACTCCTGGTCCCAGCCTACAACCCCG GCCAGTGCTGAGCAGCATCTACTTCAAGGTCCTGGTCTTTCTGGAGGTGCCCCTGctcctgagcatgctcagtgcgGTCCTCTGGGTGAACAGGCCTCAGAGTTGCTCTGGGGAGAAGCATCATTGTCCTGATTATGAGAATCAGTGA
- the Cd300lf gene encoding CMRF35-like molecule 1 isoform X2 has translation MHLALLVPVLFWISGFSTAQDPITGPDMVSGQERGSLTVQCPYDSSWKDYKKYWCQGADWSTCEILIHTDTSEQLVKKKRVSTRDDQTDFIVTVTMEDLRISDAGIYWCAIERTGRDPHFEVNVNIDPATKTIMTNMTPVLTTTPSTTMAPVLTTTPSTTMAPVLTTTPSTTMAPVLTTTPSTTMAPVLTTTPSTTMAPVLTTTPSTTMAPVLTTTPSTTMVPVLTSTPSTTENFGKYGEAHTSTLIWSLLSSIYFQLLVFLQVPLLLGMLSAVLWVNRPQRCSEGGEVGLVKVHSSDAWYREKYLHVDRK, from the exons GCTTCTCCACTGCTCAGGATCCAATCACAGGTCCAGACATGGTGAGCGGTCAGGAGCGGGGCTCCTTGACCGTGCAGTGTCCTTATGACTCATCCTGGAAGGATTACAAGAAGTACTGGTGCCAAGGAGCTGATTGGAGTACATGTGAGATCCTCATTCACACTGATACATCAGAGCAGTTGGTGAAGAAGAAGCGTGTGTCCACCAGGGATGACCAGACAGACTTCATCGTCACAGTGACCATGGAGGACCTGAGAATAAGCGATGCTGGCATTTACTGGTGTGCGATTGAGAGAACTGGACGTGATCCCCATTTTGAAGTTAATGTGAATATTGACCCAG CCACAAAAACTATAATGACAAACATGACTCCAGTTCTGACAACCACACCATCAACCACCATGGCCCCAGTTCTGACAACCACACCATCAACCACCATGGCCCCAGTTCTGACAACCACACCATCAACCACCATGGCCCCAGTTCTGACAACCACACCATCAACTACCATGGCCCCAGTTCTGACAACCACACCATCAACCACCATGGCCCCAGTTCTGACAACCACACCATCAACCACCATGGCCCCAGTTCTGACAACCACACCATCAACCACTATGGTCCCAGTTCTGACATCCACACCATCAACCACGGAGAACTTTGGCAAATATGGAGAGGCCCATACCAGCACCCTCATCTG GTCCCTGCTGAGCAGCATCTACTTCCAGCTCCTGGTCTTTCTGCAGGTGCCCCTGCTCCTGGGCATGCTCAGTGCAGTCCTCTGGGTGAACAGGCCTCAGAGGTGCTCTGAGGGAGGTGAAGTTGGCCTGGTGAAAGTCCATAGTTCTGATGCCTGGTACAGAGAGAAATACCTCCATGTAGATAGAAAataa